In Candidatus Chlorohelix allophototropha, one DNA window encodes the following:
- a CDS encoding FtsX-like permease family protein codes for MSARYAKMRVMEWWILSKALNDISRRKIRSALTILGIFVGVAGIVAIVATATNLTEAQRYNVANSSQADLRWIVSNNPPTLKPLLEQLPNVAAVERRGVYSTKFRGDEQWRDIDFYAYEDYSNIQVNQIDFVEGRPPGSGEIAFEISTRSLLPALKIGDFIIYRGGSDNREHQLMVSGFARSPAYPNASLLQTASAFVNQSEMQRMLGTKGFNEILVRLNDFAGKDETRRQIEDSFKKRNLQFGSFVARDPETYLGKNELDILLTLLLVFSVLGLVISGFLVANTLSAIVTEQMGEIGALKAIGASSRQILQLYLIEGLLYGLAGTILGVLAGFAGGKILLEFLGNMLNFQVEGFLFQWNALVLGFVVGILVSVVATLLPAWRGTTIPVREALDSYGISNSFGKSWVDRLLTRLRIFPPLVAMALRNLTRRKARNLVTFGVISLSCAAFLASQSTSASVDKTAESFYRLYLTDAWVSFDTGRLGNQFAASLRTVEGVELAEPWSKSRGIISASSTDVFGVLPDTQIYRKSILSGRWFNNGENGVVAISNVLAAAKNIKLNDIIQLEINRKLYRYNVIGILDDSTRYLTSNALGKVFMPLDEAERVMGHQAQADYFTITTTQKDPAFVDQTLRTIEQRFRTLQPTTITAYSDRQIIEQISQSLKLLLYAMVVLIALVGTLGVVNTITLNVLERRREIGVLRSLGASDRSMVQLFLTEGLFLGVLGFFAGALLGYPLARLIVNLISQATFPIEFLFDWQIVLFTFIFALVLSGSASLIPALGAARVKTGVILRYG; via the coding sequence TTGAGCGCACGCTATGCTAAAATGAGAGTGATGGAATGGTGGATATTAAGCAAAGCTTTAAATGACATCTCGCGCCGCAAAATCCGCTCGGCTCTAACGATATTAGGTATATTCGTGGGAGTGGCGGGTATTGTGGCAATAGTGGCAACTGCTACAAACCTGACCGAGGCGCAACGCTATAACGTAGCAAATAGCAGTCAGGCAGATTTGCGCTGGATTGTCTCGAATAACCCACCCACTTTAAAACCTCTTCTTGAACAACTTCCCAATGTAGCGGCAGTGGAACGGCGGGGCGTATATTCCACCAAATTTCGCGGTGATGAACAATGGCGGGATATAGATTTTTATGCCTACGAAGATTATTCCAATATTCAGGTAAACCAAATTGATTTTGTAGAAGGTCGTCCGCCGGGCAGTGGTGAAATTGCCTTTGAAATCAGCACTCGTAGTCTTTTGCCTGCGCTTAAAATTGGCGATTTTATTATTTATCGGGGCGGTTCGGATAATCGTGAACACCAGTTGATGGTTAGTGGCTTCGCCCGTTCGCCTGCCTACCCCAACGCCAGTTTGCTCCAAACTGCCAGTGCCTTTGTTAACCAATCCGAAATGCAGCGTATGCTCGGCACAAAGGGATTTAACGAGATTCTAGTGCGCCTGAACGATTTTGCGGGCAAGGATGAAACGAGAAGACAAATAGAAGATAGTTTTAAAAAGCGGAATCTCCAGTTTGGCAGTTTTGTCGCCCGCGACCCTGAGACTTATCTGGGCAAGAATGAATTGGATATTCTTCTAACCTTATTGCTGGTTTTTTCTGTACTCGGACTGGTAATTAGCGGCTTTTTGGTGGCGAATACCCTCTCGGCGATTGTGACCGAGCAGATGGGTGAAATCGGTGCGTTAAAGGCTATAGGCGCTAGTTCGAGGCAGATTTTACAGCTATATCTGATAGAAGGGTTACTTTATGGGCTAGCAGGTACAATTTTAGGGGTTTTAGCCGGATTTGCTGGCGGGAAAATCTTGTTGGAGTTTTTGGGCAACATGCTCAATTTTCAGGTAGAAGGCTTCTTATTCCAATGGAATGCTTTAGTGCTAGGATTTGTAGTCGGCATCTTGGTTTCGGTTGTGGCAACGCTGCTTCCGGCTTGGCGCGGTACTACAATTCCCGTGCGAGAAGCTTTGGATAGCTATGGTATCAGCAATAGCTTTGGCAAAAGTTGGGTCGATCGTTTGCTGACTCGTCTGCGAATATTTCCGCCGCTGGTAGCGATGGCGCTACGCAACCTGACTCGCCGGAAAGCTCGAAATCTGGTAACTTTCGGCGTTATTAGCCTTAGCTGTGCCGCTTTTCTGGCTTCCCAGAGTACCAGCGCTTCAGTTGATAAAACCGCCGAAAGTTTCTACCGACTATATCTAACCGATGCTTGGGTTTCCTTTGATACAGGACGGCTTGGCAACCAGTTTGCTGCTTCATTGAGAACAGTTGAGGGTGTAGAATTGGCAGAACCCTGGTCAAAATCCAGAGGCATTATCAGCGCCAGTAGCACCGATGTTTTCGGAGTATTGCCCGATACTCAGATTTATCGAAAAAGCATCCTGTCAGGACGCTGGTTTAATAACGGCGAAAATGGGGTAGTAGCTATCTCAAATGTGCTGGCTGCTGCCAAAAATATAAAACTCAACGACATTATTCAGCTTGAGATCAACCGTAAATTGTATCGCTATAACGTTATCGGGATTCTGGATGACAGCACTCGCTACCTCACCAGTAATGCACTTGGAAAGGTATTTATGCCTTTGGATGAAGCAGAGAGAGTGATGGGGCATCAGGCTCAGGCAGATTATTTCACCATAACTACTACCCAGAAAGACCCGGCTTTTGTCGATCAAACTCTGAGAACTATTGAGCAACGTTTCCGCACACTTCAGCCCACCACTATAACCGCTTATAGCGATCGCCAGATTATCGAGCAAATCAGCCAATCGCTAAAATTATTGTTGTATGCGATGGTGGTATTAATCGCTTTGGTAGGGACATTGGGGGTGGTAAATACTATTACCCTGAATGTGCTAGAGCGAAGGCGAGAAATTGGCGTTTTGCGTAGCTTGGGCGCGTCAGACCGAAGCATGGTGCAACTATTTCTTACCGAGGGGTTATTCTTGGGGGTTCTTGGCTTTTTTGCAGGGGCGCTTCTTGGCTATCCGCTGGCACGTCTTATTGTGAACCTTATTTCGCAAGCGACTTTTCCGATTGAGTTTTTGTTTGATTGGCAAATAGTGCTGTTCACCTTTATATTTGCCTTGGTACTTTCTGGTTCTGCCAGCCTGATTCCTGCGCTTGGAGCAGCGCGAGTTAAAACGGGCGTTATTCTTAGATACGGTTAA
- a CDS encoding GtrA family protein: protein MLGTRNRNLIVIPRWQNEAGRFLRFLAVGLSGTLLDFAILSVLKTWFGWFTLVANLVSYSCGILNNYLLSRYWVYPEARKEGSLQQGVRFILISLVGLLLNNLLVFALEAPAGWLLANSHYGYIPAKIIATGVVLLWNFFANRFWTFSKVPNS, encoded by the coding sequence ATGTTGGGTACGCGGAATAGAAACTTGATAGTCATACCAAGATGGCAAAATGAGGCGGGGCGTTTCTTACGGTTTCTGGCAGTTGGCTTAAGCGGAACTCTACTAGATTTTGCCATTCTGAGCGTACTAAAAACTTGGTTTGGCTGGTTTACTCTAGTAGCCAATTTGGTTTCTTACTCCTGTGGAATCCTTAATAACTATCTCCTTTCTCGCTATTGGGTCTATCCAGAGGCGAGAAAGGAAGGCAGTTTACAACAGGGAGTTAGGTTTATTCTAATCAGTCTGGTCGGGCTATTACTCAATAATCTGTTGGTATTCGCTTTAGAAGCGCCTGCCGGGTGGTTACTGGCTAATTCACATTACGGTTATATACCGGCAAAAATAATTGCAACCGGAGTGGTATTGTTATGGAACTTTTTCGCCAATCGCTTTTGGACTTTCAGCAAAGTTCCCAACTCTTGA
- a CDS encoding glycerate kinase type-2 family protein: MNLLEKTEIQQLLVGHSPQNRKRREDALLIMSAALAAVDPARAVLNKLAYNPDSAVLTIEGFAYDLNYYKRVFVIGAGKAAAPMAGAVAHILGERVTAGAINVKYAHLGGAPENSNIVITEAGHPILDMNGVVGTRRIAELLKDTTPEDLVIAVMSGGGSALLELPVEGVTLEDMQALTAQLLKAGATINQLNTIRKHLSQVKGGNLARMAYPATLVSLILSDVVGSPLDVIASGATVPDTSTFAQAWLALEQFGLTTPDKVPAQILKHLQLGVNGEIPETPKPADPLFANTRNIIVGDNRVAALAAAQRADELGYNTLLLSTFVEGEAREVARVLAGIAKEIATYDSPIPKPACLLAGGETTVTIKGDGKGGRNQELALAAALALNGLENVLCLPLATDGSDGPTDAAGALVDGNSVSKAHAIGLDALTYLTHNDSYHFFQRSTELLKTGPTNTNVNDLTLFLVW, from the coding sequence ATGAACTTACTTGAAAAAACAGAAATACAACAACTGTTAGTTGGGCATTCTCCGCAGAATCGCAAAAGGCGAGAGGATGCTTTGCTCATTATGAGTGCGGCTTTGGCTGCGGTGGATCCAGCGCGAGCGGTTTTGAACAAGCTGGCTTATAACCCGGATTCGGCTGTTCTAACCATCGAAGGGTTTGCCTATGACCTCAACTACTATAAAAGAGTATTTGTGATTGGCGCTGGTAAAGCTGCTGCGCCTATGGCAGGGGCAGTAGCGCATATTCTAGGAGAGCGAGTTACAGCCGGGGCAATCAATGTAAAGTATGCTCATTTGGGGGGTGCGCCCGAAAATAGCAATATTGTGATTACCGAAGCGGGACATCCGATTCTCGATATGAATGGGGTGGTTGGCACAAGACGAATCGCGGAGCTTTTGAAAGATACTACTCCCGAAGATTTGGTTATTGCGGTGATGAGCGGCGGCGGTTCTGCCTTGTTAGAGCTACCCGTTGAGGGCGTGACGCTGGAGGATATGCAAGCTCTTACCGCGCAACTGCTAAAGGCTGGCGCGACAATCAACCAACTAAATACAATTCGCAAGCATCTTTCACAGGTGAAGGGCGGCAATCTGGCGCGGATGGCTTACCCTGCCACGTTGGTAAGCCTGATTTTGTCCGATGTAGTGGGAAGCCCGTTAGATGTAATCGCCAGTGGGGCTACTGTGCCGGACACTTCCACTTTTGCTCAGGCTTGGCTTGCGCTAGAGCAATTTGGCTTGACGACACCGGACAAAGTTCCCGCGCAAATCTTAAAGCATTTACAGTTAGGGGTTAATGGCGAGATTCCCGAAACGCCAAAGCCCGCCGACCCACTTTTCGCGAACACCCGAAATATCATAGTAGGGGATAATCGGGTAGCAGCGTTGGCAGCCGCCCAAAGAGCCGACGAACTCGGCTACAACACGCTGCTCCTTTCTACCTTTGTGGAGGGGGAAGCGCGAGAAGTAGCGCGAGTGTTGGCAGGCATTGCTAAAGAAATTGCCACTTATGATTCGCCTATCCCAAAACCTGCTTGCCTGTTGGCAGGCGGCGAAACAACCGTTACAATAAAAGGGGATGGTAAAGGCGGACGTAATCAGGAATTGGCATTAGCCGCCGCGCTGGCTTTGAATGGTTTGGAGAACGTATTATGTTTGCCGCTTGCCACCGATGGCTCTGACGGACCTACTGATGCTGCCGGTGCATTGGTTGATGGAAATAGTGTTAGCAAGGCACATGCTATCGGACTCGATGCTCTTACCTATCTTACACATAATGACTCATATCATTTTTTCCAACGAAGCACAGAACTACTCAAAACTGGTCCCACCAATACCAATGTAAATGATTTAACCCTGTTTCTGGTCTGGTGA
- the galT gene encoding galactose-1-phosphate uridylyltransferase, with the protein MGNTHIRLNRATREWVIYAPSRRIRPQEFRNGHEPIIIEPPYAADCSFCKFDDAKDEVILFEIKNADGDSWLTRVVQNKYPALSPDQKPTRSLSGIYLELPGYGHHEVVIESPEHNLNPAMMSLERVNAIVETYRQRYLELMKIRDNLFIIIFRNHGKTAGASMQHPHSQIIATPIVPRHYRWREDEAQRYFDEWGRCAYCDTMEFEVEDRKRVVGENEHFLAFVPFAAEVPFEIWIMPKEHRSDFGTISPKEVTAFAALLHEVLAKLYTKLNNPNYNYAIMSAARYKSGEPQLHWYCQISPRLTIPAGFEMGSGISINPSLPEADANFLNDLGEA; encoded by the coding sequence ATGGGTAATACTCATATCAGATTAAACCGTGCTACTCGTGAGTGGGTGATTTATGCACCCAGCCGCCGCATACGTCCGCAAGAATTTCGGAACGGACATGAGCCTATCATAATTGAACCACCCTATGCGGCTGATTGTTCCTTCTGCAAATTTGATGATGCCAAGGATGAAGTTATCTTATTTGAAATAAAAAACGCTGACGGCGATAGTTGGCTCACACGGGTTGTACAAAATAAGTATCCGGCGCTATCGCCCGACCAGAAACCCACCCGCTCTTTATCGGGCATATATCTGGAACTACCCGGCTATGGTCATCACGAAGTAGTAATTGAAAGCCCTGAACATAATCTTAACCCGGCTATGATGTCTCTTGAAAGGGTTAACGCTATTGTAGAAACCTATCGGCAACGTTACCTAGAATTGATGAAGATCAGGGACAATCTCTTTATAATAATTTTTCGCAATCATGGGAAAACAGCCGGAGCTTCGATGCAACACCCTCATTCTCAAATAATCGCTACTCCCATAGTGCCTCGCCATTATCGCTGGCGCGAGGATGAGGCGCAACGCTATTTTGATGAGTGGGGTAGATGTGCTTATTGCGACACGATGGAGTTTGAGGTAGAAGACCGTAAGCGTGTAGTAGGTGAAAATGAGCATTTTCTGGCATTTGTGCCTTTTGCGGCGGAAGTTCCCTTTGAAATTTGGATAATGCCGAAAGAGCATCGTTCCGATTTTGGCACAATTTCACCGAAAGAGGTTACTGCTTTTGCTGCCTTACTTCATGAAGTGCTGGCGAAGCTCTATACTAAGCTAAACAATCCGAATTATAATTACGCCATAATGTCAGCCGCTCGTTACAAAAGCGGTGAACCTCAATTGCACTGGTATTGCCAGATAAGCCCGCGCCTTACCATTCCGGCGGGCTTTGAAATGGGTTCGGGCATCAGCATTAACCCTTCACTACCGGAAGCAGATGCGAATTTCTTGAACGATTTAGGGGAAGCGTAA
- a CDS encoding PfaD family polyunsaturated fatty acid/polyketide biosynthesis protein, translating into MLKADNSLSFMSSSVEINKFWTGPVSSIVFDEEGIRACLLQLERPCFAVRVDNRIGFSNEGELTTDGSNGIELLVAVPPQPARSWGNPEFNELFGLTYAYVGGSMAQGISSEELVIALGKAGMLGSFGAAGLSPARIEAAIKRIQAELPTEPYAFNLIHSPSEESIERRAVELYLQYGVGIVEASAFLDLTPHIVRYRAAGLSQDAAGNIQIKNRVIAKLSRREVAAKFMQPAPERILRDLVEAGQLTTEQAALAAKVPGADYITVEADSGGHTDNRPLVCLLPSLMDLRDEIQDKYGYARPVGVGAAGGIGTPAATLAAFMMGADYVVTGSANSACVEAGTSEHTKKLLAQAEMPDVMMAPSADMFEMGVKVQLLKRGTLFPLRSQKLYDLYRAYDSIEQIPAAELSVVEKQYFRKSANEVWEETVKFFQERDPEQLAKAQENPKRKMGLIFRWYLGLSSRWSNTGEKGREMDYQIWCGPAMGAFNDWVRGTYLEQPQNRKAVDVGMHLLTGAAYLNRLQALKMAGLQLPISFKRYRPEAGKFNAIG; encoded by the coding sequence ATGTTGAAGGCAGATAATAGCCTCAGTTTTATGTCAAGTTCAGTTGAAATTAACAAGTTCTGGACAGGACCTGTAAGTTCGATTGTATTTGATGAAGAAGGCATCCGGGCTTGTCTCTTGCAGTTGGAACGCCCATGCTTTGCGGTGCGGGTGGATAATCGCATCGGTTTTAGCAATGAGGGAGAATTGACTACAGACGGCAGCAACGGAATTGAGTTGCTGGTAGCAGTACCGCCACAACCTGCGCGTAGTTGGGGCAATCCCGAATTTAACGAACTATTCGGGCTAACCTATGCTTATGTGGGCGGCTCGATGGCACAAGGGATTTCTTCGGAAGAGCTTGTTATTGCGCTTGGCAAAGCCGGAATGCTTGGCTCATTTGGGGCGGCAGGGCTAAGTCCTGCGCGGATTGAAGCTGCCATAAAGCGTATTCAGGCTGAATTACCCACCGAACCCTACGCCTTCAACCTAATTCACAGCCCAAGCGAGGAATCAATTGAACGCCGGGCGGTTGAATTATATCTCCAATATGGAGTCGGTATTGTAGAAGCCTCCGCTTTCCTTGATTTAACTCCGCATATTGTACGCTACCGGGCAGCCGGGTTAAGCCAAGATGCAGCCGGAAACATTCAAATCAAAAACCGAGTAATCGCCAAGCTTTCGCGCCGTGAGGTTGCCGCCAAGTTTATGCAGCCTGCACCTGAAAGGATTTTGCGCGATTTGGTTGAGGCAGGACAGCTTACTACCGAGCAAGCAGCACTGGCTGCAAAAGTGCCGGGGGCTGACTATATCACGGTAGAAGCGGATTCGGGTGGTCACACCGATAATAGACCACTGGTTTGCTTACTGCCCTCCTTGATGGATTTGCGCGATGAGATTCAGGATAAATACGGTTATGCGCGCCCGGTGGGCGTAGGTGCAGCCGGTGGTATCGGAACGCCCGCCGCAACGTTGGCAGCCTTCATGATGGGCGCAGATTATGTGGTAACAGGCTCGGCAAACAGCGCGTGTGTGGAAGCCGGAACATCTGAACATACCAAAAAGCTGTTGGCGCAAGCTGAAATGCCGGATGTAATGATGGCTCCTTCCGCCGATATGTTTGAAATGGGCGTAAAGGTGCAGTTGCTCAAACGCGGCACGCTTTTCCCGTTGCGTTCCCAAAAACTCTATGATTTGTACCGCGCCTATGACTCAATCGAGCAGATTCCCGCTGCCGAACTTTCGGTGGTAGAAAAACAATATTTCCGCAAGAGCGCAAATGAAGTTTGGGAGGAAACCGTTAAATTCTTCCAAGAACGTGACCCTGAACAACTTGCCAAAGCGCAAGAGAACCCCAAACGGAAAATGGGTCTTATCTTCCGCTGGTATCTGGGATTATCCTCGCGCTGGTCTAACACCGGCGAAAAGGGGCGTGAGATGGATTACCAAATCTGGTGTGGACCTGCAATGGGCGCATTCAACGATTGGGTACGCGGCACCTATCTGGAACAACCGCAAAACCGCAAGGCTGTTGACGTTGGTATGCACCTGCTCACCGGCGCAGCCTATCTAAATCGCTTGCAAGCTCTGAAAATGGCGGGTCTGCAACTTCCCATAAGCTTTAAACGCTACCGACCAGAAGCGGGTAAGTTCAACGCTATCGGCTAA
- a CDS encoding dolichyl-phosphate beta-glucosyltransferase: MKSIENKPLVEIVIPVYNEEAALEKSVKQLHQFLKQDFPYSWQITIADNASKDRTWEIARQLTVAMPEVKAIHLDQKGRGRALRQAWNNSEAEVVAYMDVDLSTGLEAFLPLVTPLVEGRNSIAIGSRLARGAKVTRQWKRELISRCYNLMIKTVFLNHFSDAQCGFKAITTKTARQLLPLVENNEWFFDTETLLLAEHNGMVIHEVAVTWVEDLDSRVHITKTVKEDLKGLWRMRKSFWSGKGHLAEAKEINPKITDSLNRAA, encoded by the coding sequence ATGAAGTCAATAGAAAACAAACCCTTGGTAGAAATTGTAATACCGGTATACAACGAAGAAGCAGCATTGGAAAAAAGCGTAAAACAATTGCATCAATTCTTGAAACAAGATTTTCCTTATAGTTGGCAAATAACAATAGCCGACAATGCTAGTAAAGATCGTACTTGGGAAATTGCCCGACAACTGACCGTTGCCATGCCGGAAGTAAAAGCAATACATCTTGATCAGAAAGGGCGTGGGCGGGCTTTGCGACAAGCGTGGAATAACAGCGAGGCTGAAGTAGTAGCCTATATGGATGTGGATCTCTCTACCGGGCTGGAAGCTTTCTTGCCGCTGGTTACGCCACTGGTAGAAGGGCGAAATTCAATCGCAATCGGTTCGCGACTGGCGCGAGGGGCTAAGGTAACGCGCCAATGGAAAAGAGAGCTTATCTCCCGCTGCTACAATCTGATGATAAAAACGGTGTTCCTGAATCATTTCAGCGATGCCCAATGCGGTTTTAAAGCAATTACTACTAAAACAGCCCGTCAACTTTTGCCTTTGGTTGAGAATAATGAATGGTTCTTTGATACAGAGACGCTGTTATTGGCGGAACATAACGGAATGGTAATACATGAAGTAGCCGTTACTTGGGTGGAAGACCTTGATAGTCGGGTACATATAACCAAAACTGTCAAGGAAGATTTAAAGGGTTTATGGCGTATGCGCAAATCCTTCTGGAGTGGCAAAGGGCATCTCGCTGAGGCAAAGGAAATCAATCCGAAAATAACCGATTCGCTAAATCGGGCGGCTTAG